Proteins encoded together in one Quercus lobata isolate SW786 chromosome 3, ValleyOak3.0 Primary Assembly, whole genome shotgun sequence window:
- the LOC115980863 gene encoding protein ALP1-like — translation MDYNDHIDDSDEDHSYDVENDEYDDEELYDLAIAGCHVAVTYYMKYIDKQPCRDSEQIGYMWLMDCLTGNETKCYEMFRMKPHVFLQLCNVLQHTYGLQHTRHIRLEESIGICLMILGQGACYRMAQERFQHSGETIHRHFHRVLKHLNIMSMDIFKPSDPTFSVVPRHIQKNPLYMPHFQDCIGAIDGTHIQVVVGDDKKAPYYNRKGVTSFNVMAACDFDLLFTFVMAGWEGATHDTRIFLDAIRRQSVNFPKPPPGKYYLVDAGYPLRKGYLPPYKGQRYHLSDFRRAGRGNHIEERFNYVHSSLRSAIERTFGVWKNKWKILKQMPPYDIRHQRNIIVATCVLHNFIRKHDREDEGFNWDEHDLDRPRSNSSGEGSSRQANVENIQDEEMKFVRDKIARSICGL, via the exons ATGgattacaatgatcatattgatGATAGTGATGAAGATCATTCTTATGATGTGGAAAACGATGAATATGATGATGAGGAATTATATGATCTTGCTATTGCTGGATGTCATGTTGCAGTGACATATTATATGAAATATATTGATAAACAACCTTGTAGAGATTCTGAACAAATTGGCTATATGTGGTTGATGGATTGTTTGACGGGTAATGAAACGAAATGTTACGAAATGTTTAGAATGAAGCCACATGTTTTTCTTCAATTGTGTAATGTTTTACAACATACATATGGACTTCAGCACACAAGGCATATTAGGCTTGAAGAGTCAATAGGTATATGTTTAATGATACTTGGACAAGGAGCTTGTTATAGGATGGCTCAAGAAAGATTCCAACATTCTGGTGAGACTATACACAGACATTTTCATAGAGTTCTGAAACACCTTAACATAATGTCAATGGATATCTTCAAGCCTTCTGACCCTACATTTAGTGTAGTTCCAAGACATATACAGAAGAATCCATTGTACATGCCACACTTTCAG gACTGCATTGGTGCCATTGATGGTACACATATCCAAGTTGTTGTTGGAGACGACAAGAAAGCTCCATATTATAATAGAAAGGGTGTGACATCTTTTAATGTGATGGCAGCTTGCGATTTTGATTTACTTTTCACATTTGTTATGGCTGGATGGGAGGGTGCAACACATGATACACGTATTTTCTTAGATGCCATCCGTCGACAATCTGTCAATTTTCCAAAACCACCACCag gaaaatattatttagttgaTGCTGGATACCCCTTAAGGAAAGGATATTTGCCACCTTATAAGGGACAGAGGTATCATCTTTCAGATTTTCGACGAGCTGGTAGAGGGAATCACATAGAAGAGAGGTTTAATTATGTTCACTCATCACTTAGAAGTGCAATTGAGCGAACTTTTGGAGTGTGGAagaataaatggaaaattttaaagCAAATGCCACCTTATGACATTAGGCACCAAAGAAACATTATAGTTGCTACTTGTGTTTtgcataattttattagaaaacatGATAGGGAAGATGAGGGATTCAATTGGGATGAACATGACTTGGATAGACCAAGAAGCAATAGTAGTGGAGAAGGTAGTAGCAGACAGGCAAACGTTGAAAATATACAAGATGAGGAGATGAAATTTGTTCGTGACAAAATAGCTCGATCCATTTGTGGGttgtaa